The window GCCGGAGAGCTCGCCGGGGCGCTGCTCGGCGTGGTCCGCGAGACCGACCAGGGCGAGCAGGGTCCGGGCGCGCTCCTCGCGGACCTTGGCGGGGACGCGGCGCAGCCGCATCGGGACGCCCACGTTCTCGGCGGCGGTGAGGACGGGTATCAGTCCGAACGACTGGAAGACGAAGCCGATGCGGTCGCGGCGCAGGGCGAGCAGGCCCGGCTCGTCGAGGGCCGCGAGGTCGGTGCCGTCGAGGGTGATCCGGCCGCCGGTCGGGGTGTCGAGGCCGCCCACGAGGTTCAGCAGGGTGGTCTTCCCGGAGCCCGACCGGCCCCGGAGGGCGGTGAGTTCGCCGCGGCGGACCTCGAAGGACACGCCGCGCAGGGCGTGGACGGCCTGCGGTCCGCTGCCGAAGCTGTGGTGCACGTCCTCGACCACGACGATCGGTGAGCCGTCGCCCTCCCGCGCCGCCGTCGCGACCGTCGCCGGTGCCTGCTGATCCCTCATCGCGTCTGTTCCCCCGTCGTGTTGTCCCCGTGGGGCGTCCCGCCCCACGGTCCGCACACGCTGCCGCTGCAGCTTTCTGATCGCATTTGCGCATCCGCCACACCAATCACGCAAGCCCCTTCCCCCTATCGCCCGTATCTGGCAGCATCGTCCGCTATCCGGTACCGAGGGTCCGGACAGGGGGAGGAATTCAACACGTGCTCGGCTTCGTCGTGCGCCGACTGCGCGGGCGGTGGCCGCTCGCCGTCGCCGTGCTGCTCACCGTACTGATCACCGCGACCACTCTGACCGCCTTGACGGCCTTCACCCGTGGCGTGGGCGAGGAAGGGCTCCGACGGGCCCTGACCGGCGCCGAACAGCCCCGGACCACCGTCGTCGTCA is drawn from Streptomyces sp. NBC_01232 and contains these coding sequences:
- a CDS encoding ABC transporter ATP-binding protein → MRDQQAPATVATAAREGDGSPIVVVEDVHHSFGSGPQAVHALRGVSFEVRRGELTALRGRSGSGKTTLLNLVGGLDTPTGGRITLDGTDLAALDEPGLLALRRDRIGFVFQSFGLIPVLTAAENVGVPMRLRRVPAKVREERARTLLALVGLADHAEQRPGELSGGQQQRVAVARALANDPDLIIADEPTGQLDSETGRSVMELLRAVVRSEAVTILVATHDPNLIELADRVVELRDGRIVETGS